tatgtaacaaacctgcacattctgcacatacatcccagaacttaaagtaaaatttaaaaaccaagaaataaaaagtaaagtgcCCCCGAAATCCTTGAGGAGAAGAGAATTATGGGATCAGGAGCACATTTCAGCAGGACCAGTTTGGATGGTATGTGTGGGAGAGATGGCAGAAAACAGAGGCTGCAGGTTAGCTGAGGTTTACACAGTAGTTCCCATCAGGCCCACGTCAGCCTTAGGCCATGTCATGATGTGATGTGGTCATTGAACTTCCTCTCTGGGACTTTCTGTCTGTGGACTGTGCCACTGTTTCTCGTCTCAAATTTAAAGCTGAATATGGTCCAGGCAGGCCCCTTCCTTTATCCCTTGTTCTCAAAAGGAAGTCAGCACTTGGGGCACCATGAATTTAGAGGGACGGGTTGAGTGTGAGAGACACAGCATGAAGGATCAGAAAACCAGGGTATAATGTAGATGCGGAGGAGGAAGTTCCAGTAGAGTTTGTTTATGGAAAAGCTTAAGTGATAGCCCAAGCTATTTAGCCTTTCCTCAGCCTGGAAGAAACTTCTCAGCAAACCCTTCTCACACAAAGGCCAGACAGAATCCGACAGTTTTGTACCTTGGCCCACACTCTTGGTCTGAGTGCTGAACATGTGCTTCAGATTTCTGCCCTGGGTACTAAGGCAGAGGGCATCCCAATGGCAGGAAGGCAGAGTTCAAGCGTCTCAGTCTGCAAAGAGACCGGTTAGACCCTCAGTGCTGATGGCCATACAACTGGGGATCATGCTAGAGGGAGGGGGAAACAGGGAAGTGTAATCCTGGGGTGGTGGGTGGAACTGGACTGTGCAATCGGGCTTAGAATCTAGAAAGTAACAGCTGGGCAGGTGGGAGCGGCAGGCAGGGAGAATCTGAGGCAGTGGTAGCAGCGTGGGAAGCGGGGGCTGGAAATTGAGGAGGGTTGAGGAGGGAGTGGTGGATGTTAGAAGCTGGCAAAGTGTTGGGCTTTTTCTGAACGATAACCTACAAAGGAGTagcacagccttttttttttttttttttttttttttttttttttctttgagacagggtctcactctggttgttccaggctggagtgcagtggtgtgatcttggctcatcccttccaccttagcctcctaggtagctgggactaaaggcatgcaccaccacatctggctgatattttgtatttttagtagagatggggcttggtcatgttgcccaggctggtctggaactcctgggctcaattgatcctcccaccttggcctcccagagtgctgggattacaggcatgaatcactatGACAAACATCTTTAAAGAGCCACATcaatctgggtgcagtggctcacacctataattccagaactctgggaggccaaggcggaaggatcacttgagcccaggagttccagaccagcctgggcaacatgtcgaaaccccctctctgctaaaaatacaattagccaggcgtggtggtgtgtgcctgtagtcccagctacctgggaggctaaggtgggaggatcttctgagcccaggaggtcaaggttacagtgagccgtgatggagtcactgcactccagcctgggaaataaaatgagaacctgcctcaaaaaaaaaaaaaatctagaaccagaccagaaataccatttgacccaacgatcccattactgggtatatacccaaaggaatataaatcattctattataaaaatacatgcacatgtatgtttattgcagcactattcacaatagcaaagacatagaaccaacccaaatgcatggaatactatgcagccataaaaaggaatgtgataatgtcctctgcagggacatggatgaagctggaagccatcattctcagcaaactaacacaggaacagaaaaccaaacactacatgttctcacttataagtgggggctgaaaacaatgagaaaacatggacacagggaggggaacaacacacactggggcctgtggcggggtaggggctaggggagggagagcatcaggtcaaatagctaatgtatgcgggacttaatacctaggtgttGGGTTGACGGGCAGCAAaccacatggcacatgtttacctatgtaacaaacctgcacattctgcacatgtatcccagaacttaaaataaaataaaataaaatttaaatttaaaaaagagccACACTGGGATCCTGCAAGAGCACAGCCATCTCTTTCCCCTTCCCAACTTCCCACAGGCTTTCCATCTTATTCAGGAGCACCAACCCGAAGTCCAGGAGAAAGACCCTAAGACCCTAGCCAGAACCATGTGTAGGACAAAATAAATAGTGATAAAGGGTGTGCAGCAGGACCCCAGTACTCTGGAACCCATCTCTGACAGCCTTGGTTCCAGGGAGCTTGGTCAGAGCTTGTGGCAGGGGGTTGAAGAGCCTTGGTGGAAGGGGTGCTTTCTCTCACCCCTTTCCCAATTTTGCCCTTCCTCTCCTCTGCCCTGGTCTACTTCTCCCATCAGCAGTAGCTTCTCCCATCAGCTGCCCCACAaccctctcctccctgcctctccagTCTGCATCAGTATCTCAGGGAAACAGGAAAACACCATTCTCCAAACACATGTCCTAGGGTCCCAGGGTTGCATGGCGAAGCGGGCTGTGCTGACAATGAGGTTCGTATTATTTCTATTTACCTAAAAGTTCAAGAAGGCCTTGCTGACATTGTTGCTTGGGGCCCAGCATTTAAACTTAGTCACTGCCCAGAGCCCTTGTTTTAGGAAAGAATGAGATGGTCCCTGTTGCATAACCCAGAGTTGGGTGGGTGTGGGTTGCCGAAGGAAACaatccctcttcctctctcttgtgAGGCCTGGCTAGGAGTGCCTGGGATGGGCGGGACACTGCCTGGGGAAGGCGGGTGGGGAGCGGTGGAACCCGACCCTTGGAGCGAAGGCGGACAAGTAGGTAGGCAAAGATGCTGAGTAGTCCCTCCCCAAAGTCCCCTGGGCACAAGACAGTCTGATgaatctagaaaaccccatggatGACTGGGAGGGAAGGAAACGGATtctgggagaggagaggaatggAGGAGCGAGCTTACCTGAAGGACGGGgatggggaggggggtggggtcTGCTCTCTGGCCACTGTCCCCAAGAGCATCCCGAATACGAGTTCCTTTAATTCTCTCCCTCTCTAGTTTCAACCTGCCAATTTCCCCctttccctgcctcccagccaGTTCTCACCCTGCACACAGCCCTCTCCAATCCTTCCAGACTCCGCATGCGCCCACCACAATGCTAGGGTCTCCTACGGTTCATTCAAGTTGTATCCCTCCCTGCCTCCCGGCCCTTCCCCCATTGGCTTACCCCAGTCTGGTTCCCCTCGGGCCCCTTTTCTCCATAGTCTTACCTCAAGGGTGCTTTCTCTTACTCCTTTCCCAATTTTGCCCTTCCTCTCCTCTGCCCTGTTCTACTTCTCCCATCAGCAGTAGAATTTCCCAAGACCCCGTTATCCACCCTCTCCATCTTTTCTCTGTCCCTCCACATTTGCCCACTCCTCTTGTGATCCACACACACCATCTCTTCTCAGTTCCCTTTCAGCCCCCGTCTTCTCACTCCCCACCGGGTCCCTGCATGCCCCTCGTCGTCCTACACATACACACTAAGTGGATTGCACTCCCGTCCTCCCCTTCTTCcgctcctccccaccctccagtCCCTCCAGCCAGCTGTACAGCTCCCAAATTCCGGGCCGAGATTCCCgggaacaaagcaagaaaaatcaGAGCAATTTGGGAAGTAAACAGAAActggaaagggagagggaaagaagagtggggaggacCCAGGTTGGGGGGGCCCTCTCCAGTCCCACCCAGTTTAGGGAatgcccctgccctctcccccaccccccttcACCTGGCTCTTAAAGGGCCCGGCCCCTGGCCGGCGGCTACTTAAGACAGAGGGGCGGCGGCGGGCAGCAGCTGCGCTGCGACTGCTCTGGAAGGAGAGGACGGGGCACAAACCCTGACCATGACCCCCCACAGGCTGCTGCcaccgctgctgctgctgctagctCTGCTGCTCGCTGCCAGCCCAGGAGGCGCCTTGGCGCGGTGCCCAGGCTGCGGGCAAGGGGTGCAGGCGGGTTGTCCAGGGGGCTGcgtggaggaggaggatggggggTCGCCAGCCGAGGGCTGCGCGGAAGCTGAGGGCTGTCTcaggagggaggggcaggagtgCGGGGTCTACACCCCTAACTGCGCCCCAGGACTGCAGTGCCATCCGCCCAAGGACGACGAGGCGCCTTTGCGGGCGCTGCTGCTCGGCC
This sequence is a window from Homo sapiens chromosome 12, GRCh38.p14 Primary Assembly. Protein-coding genes within it:
- the IGFBP6 gene encoding insulin-like growth factor-binding protein 6 isoform X1 gives rise to the protein MTPHRLLPPLLLLLALLLAASPGGALARCPGCGQGVQAGCPGGCVEEEDGGSPAEGCAEAEGCLRREGQECGVYTPNCAPGLQCHPPKDDEAPLRALLLGRGRCLPARAPAVLSSPRTLRKLSPEPGATCSCRGES